A window of Nonomuraea angiospora genomic DNA:
GGTCAGCACGCCGGCCGACAGGTCGAACTCGCCGCCGATCATGAGCAGCGCGACCGCGACGGCCATGATGCCGAGGGTGGCGGCCGGGTCGAGCCAGTTCGCGATGCCGTCCAGGGACCGGAACACCGGCGACTGGGAGGCGAAGAACACGAACACCACGACCAGCCCGACCACCGCGCCCAGCTCGGGCCGGATCAGCAGCCGGCGGGCCAAACCGACGTCGGCGACCCGCTCATCGGCCGCCAGGGTCATCGCGTGCCCGCCTCGGCCAGCTTGGCCACCTGCTCGGCGTTGTCCTTGGTCACGAAGCCGGGCCCGGTGTTGACGGGCAGGCCGCCGCCGACGGTGTTGAGGTTGTTCTTGTACAGGTTGAGGAACGTGATCGGCAGGTAGCCCTGCAGGTACTGCTGCTGGTCCACGGCGAACAGGATCTCCCCGTCCTTGATCGCGCTCACCACGTCGCCCGACAGGTCGAACGTGGCCAGCTTGGCCTGCGAGCCCGAGTCCTTGATGGCGTCCCTGGCGGCGATCGCGACGGCCGGGTTGAGCGCGAGCACGCCGTTGACCTGCTTGTCCGACTGGAGCTTGGCGGTGACCTTGGAGGTGACGTCGGCCAGGTTGCTCACGTCGACCTGCAGCCGCTCGACCGCGCCGCCCAGCGTCTGCTCGGCGCCCTTGCAGCGCTGGTCGAGGCCGACGTTGCCGGCCTCGTGGATGACGCACAGCAGCTTGGTGACGCCGGCTGCCTTGAGCTGCTCGCCCGCGCCGCGTCCGGCCACGTCCTCCGACTGCCCGACGTGCGTGATCGCGCCGAACGCCTTGGAGGAGTCGGCGCCCGA
This region includes:
- a CDS encoding sugar ABC transporter substrate-binding protein, whose product is MRRTPIVLALLGALAVTGCSSSGGQSAQSATAANSGASSAAAPAAASASFAVITHAGAGDSFWDVVKNGAEAAGKQYGVKVTYQGDGDPAKQSQLIDQAVSEKVDGIVVSMANPDALKEAIGKAVAAKIPVVTINSGADSSKAFGAITHVGQSEDVAGRGAGEQLKAAGVTKLLCVIHEAGNVGLDQRCKGAEQTLGGAVERLQVDVSNLADVTSKVTAKLQSDKQVNGVLALNPAVAIAARDAIKDSGSQAKLATFDLSGDVVSAIKDGEILFAVDQQQYLQGYLPITFLNLYKNNLNTVGGGLPVNTGPGFVTKDNAEQVAKLAEAGTR